One window from the genome of Pyrobaculum ferrireducens encodes:
- a CDS encoding S9 family peptidase, whose translation MSLSPEDLAKLVLVSSPDVGGGRVLFTVTRVSLELDRYESSIWVCEGGFCRSVLPGPFDLAAKASPDGVRVAFLSRRGFGEKERGVALWVSEWGGEPRQLAKFLGVLDFAWGPDGGALAVVAYEGALESDVKHVERLPVWINDFGFAYNVASHLYIVDAFSGAVERLTEGDVRVLRAGWSPDGRRIAYVVARDWRRPHIQDVVVLDLKTGEQAVAASGFSSVSEVAWGPDGRRIAFTGHLRPRGLSSHSRVWVVEEGGEPVCVTCGFRYGVGNGVNSDARGPSYARSLYWAGDSVLFQATVGGTVGVFRAELSGEVSPVLTPRGVVDEFAPLGGSVVYTYMEADRPKELYYWDGSEARRLTRFNDFVLERWRLRKPSRFVVKASDGEEVEGWVLLPDGPGPHKWVLYIHGGPKTAYGEGFMFEFHLLASRGYAVVFSNPRGSDGYSEEFADIRCRYGERDFQDLMEVVEHVVRNYPLDPNRSAVAGGSYGGFMTNWIITHVDKFRAAVTQRSICDWVSMYGTTDIGWYFVEDQLCCTPWRSRELCIKKSPLYLADRVKTPTLIIHSIEDYRTWLDQGILFFTALKLHGVDARLVLFPEESHELTRKGKPRHRVENFKEILNWLDRYV comes from the coding sequence ATGTCTCTTTCCCCAGAGGACTTGGCTAAGCTTGTCCTCGTCTCTAGTCCAGACGTCGGCGGCGGCCGGGTTCTCTTCACGGTGACGAGGGTAAGTCTAGAGCTGGATAGGTACGAGTCTTCTATCTGGGTCTGCGAGGGGGGCTTCTGCAGGTCTGTCTTGCCGGGGCCGTTCGACTTGGCGGCTAAGGCATCTCCAGACGGGGTGCGTGTCGCCTTCCTCTCCCGGAGGGGGTTTGGGGAAAAGGAGAGGGGCGTCGCGCTGTGGGTCTCGGAGTGGGGTGGGGAGCCTAGGCAGTTGGCGAAGTTTCTGGGGGTTCTAGACTTCGCGTGGGGGCCCGACGGCGGCGCCTTGGCCGTGGTGGCGTATGAGGGCGCTCTTGAAAGCGACGTTAAGCATGTGGAGAGGTTGCCTGTGTGGATAAATGACTTTGGCTTCGCATACAACGTCGCCAGCCATCTCTACATCGTGGATGCCTTCAGCGGCGCCGTGGAGAGGCTGACTGAGGGGGACGTGAGGGTGTTGAGGGCTGGGTGGAGCCCCGACGGAAGGAGGATAGCGTACGTGGTGGCCCGTGACTGGAGGAGGCCTCATATACAAGACGTGGTTGTCCTCGACTTGAAGACAGGGGAGCAGGCGGTGGCGGCTTCGGGGTTCTCCTCTGTGTCTGAAGTTGCGTGGGGCCCCGACGGGAGGCGAATAGCATTCACAGGACATCTGAGGCCTAGGGGGCTGTCATCCCACTCCAGGGTGTGGGTAGTGGAGGAGGGTGGGGAGCCGGTGTGCGTCACCTGCGGCTTTAGGTATGGGGTTGGCAACGGGGTTAACAGCGACGCGAGGGGGCCTAGCTACGCGAGGTCTCTCTACTGGGCTGGGGACTCCGTGCTGTTCCAGGCCACTGTCGGGGGGACAGTTGGGGTTTTCCGCGCAGAGCTCAGCGGCGAGGTGTCCCCGGTCCTCACGCCTAGGGGGGTTGTGGACGAGTTCGCGCCGCTGGGAGGCAGCGTTGTATACACCTACATGGAAGCGGACAGGCCTAAGGAGCTGTACTACTGGGACGGATCCGAGGCCCGTAGGTTAACCCGCTTTAACGATTTCGTTTTGGAGAGGTGGCGCCTCAGAAAGCCCAGTAGGTTTGTGGTCAAGGCGAGCGATGGGGAGGAGGTGGAGGGGTGGGTGCTGTTGCCGGATGGCCCCGGCCCGCATAAGTGGGTGTTGTACATACATGGAGGGCCCAAGACGGCATACGGGGAGGGTTTTATGTTCGAGTTTCACCTACTGGCCTCGCGGGGGTACGCCGTGGTCTTTTCAAACCCCAGGGGGAGTGACGGCTACAGCGAAGAGTTTGCAGACATTAGGTGTAGATACGGCGAGAGAGATTTCCAGGACTTGATGGAGGTGGTGGAGCACGTGGTTAGGAACTACCCTCTTGATCCAAATAGGTCGGCGGTGGCTGGCGGGTCTTACGGCGGCTTTATGACCAACTGGATAATTACCCACGTGGATAAGTTCAGAGCCGCGGTGACCCAGCGCTCTATCTGCGACTGGGTGTCTATGTACGGCACCACCGACATCGGGTGGTACTTCGTGGAGGATCAGTTGTGCTGTACCCCGTGGAGAAGCCGCGAGCTCTGTATAAAGAAGAGCCCGCTGTATCTAGCGGATAGGGTCAAGACGCCGACTTTGATTATCCACTCCATAGAGGACTACAGAACGTGGCTTGACCAGGGGATTCTCTTCTTCACGGCGCTTAAGCTACACGGAGTGGATGCGAGGCTGGTCCTCTTCCCCGAGGAGAGCCACGAGTTGACCCGGAAGG